A window of the Pseudomonas gozinkensis genome harbors these coding sequences:
- a CDS encoding MFS transporter, whose amino-acid sequence MTATTHAMTRGMVLLFAFCCGAIVANIYYAQPIIGLIAPDIGLTDTMASFIVSLTQIGYALGLFFLVPLADLLENRRLMIITTVVAIASLLGAAFTDQPNVFLLISLLVGFSSVSVQVLIPLAAHLAPEESRGRVVGGIMGGLLLGILLARPVSSVVADHLGWRAMFMIAAALMAAISVVLALTVPKRQPDHSASYGQLLGSLWTLLRKQPVLRQRAFYQACMFATFSLFWTAVPLELARNHGLSQSEIAIFALVGAIGAIAAPISGRLADAVHTRVASLLAMLFASLSFLPAFIHPAYSVIGLAVTGVVLDFCVQMNMVLGQRAVYSLDAKSRGRLNALYMTSIFVGGAFGSSVASAVYEHGGWLWIVIVGSAFPLLALVRFLSASQKPVLATA is encoded by the coding sequence ATGACCGCCACAACTCACGCAATGACCCGAGGCATGGTGCTGCTGTTCGCTTTCTGCTGCGGCGCCATCGTTGCCAACATCTACTACGCCCAGCCGATCATCGGTCTGATCGCCCCGGACATCGGCCTGACCGACACCATGGCCAGTTTCATCGTGTCGCTGACCCAGATCGGCTATGCGCTGGGCCTGTTCTTCCTGGTGCCGCTGGCGGACCTGCTGGAAAACCGTCGCCTGATGATCATCACCACCGTGGTGGCGATTGCCAGCCTGCTCGGCGCGGCGTTTACCGATCAACCGAATGTGTTCCTGCTGATTTCGTTGCTGGTGGGGTTCAGCTCGGTGTCGGTGCAGGTGCTGATTCCATTGGCGGCGCATCTGGCGCCGGAAGAGTCCCGGGGCCGGGTGGTCGGCGGGATCATGGGCGGTCTGCTGCTGGGGATTTTGCTGGCGCGCCCAGTGTCGAGCGTGGTCGCCGACCATCTCGGCTGGCGGGCGATGTTCATGATCGCAGCTGCCTTGATGGCGGCGATCAGCGTGGTGCTGGCGCTGACCGTACCCAAACGTCAGCCGGATCACAGCGCCTCCTACGGCCAGTTGCTGGGTTCATTGTGGACACTGCTGCGCAAACAACCGGTGCTGCGTCAGCGCGCGTTTTACCAGGCCTGCATGTTCGCCACCTTCAGCCTGTTCTGGACCGCTGTGCCGCTGGAACTGGCGCGCAACCATGGCCTGTCCCAGAGTGAGATCGCGATCTTCGCCCTGGTCGGTGCCATCGGTGCCATCGCCGCCCCGATCAGCGGACGCCTGGCCGACGCCGTCCACACCCGCGTCGCCTCGCTGCTGGCCATGCTGTTCGCCAGCCTGAGCTTCCTGCCCGCCTTCATCCACCCGGCCTACAGCGTGATCGGCCTGGCCGTGACCGGCGTGGTGCTCGACTTCTGCGTACAGATGAACATGGTGCTCGGCCAGCGCGCGGTCTACTCCCTCGACGCCAAAAGCCGCGGCCGCCTCAACGCGCTGTACATGACCAGCATCTTCGTCGGCGGCGCCTTCGGCTCGTCGGTGGCCAGTGCGGTGTACGAGCATGGCGGCTGGTTGTGGATCGTGATTGTTGGCAGTGCATTCC